The Blastopirellula marina genomic sequence GGGCCGCAATCGCTTCCGGTGATACGCCGCACGATCCAGCGGTTCCTGACGCAGCTGCCGGCCGCAGAAGAACAACCGGCGGCCGATCAGCACGATCCACTCGACTGGCTTCCCTGGTAACCCCGAAACAACCAATTCAACGCGCTTCCGGCAACGGTTATACGACCTTGCCCTTTGCTTCCGCTCGAAGGAGAGTTCTCCATGGCTGATGTCCAACAAGTCATCAAAGCCCTTGAAAGTATCAAAGACCCATACTCGGGGCGTTCGATCACGACGACCGACCAGGTCAAAGAAGTCGATGTGAACGGCACCAAGGCATCGTTCATCTTAGAGCTGACCACGCACAGTGCTCCGCTGTGGGAAGAAACGAAAGAGTTGGTCAAACAGCAGGTACTGAAAGAAGTGCCAGGGCTGACGGAAGTGAACGTCGAACTGCGCGAGCATCAGCGCAAGATCGAACCGATCGGTCAGATTGGTTTGACTGCGCGCAGCGTGATTGCGGTGGGCTCTGGTAAAGGTGGTGTGGGTAAGAGCACGGTCGCCTCGTGCCTGGCTTACGCGCTGAAGAAAGCAGGCGCGAAGGTTGGCTTGATGGATGCCGACATCTACGGGCCAAGTGTTCCGCACTTGTTAGGTGTCAGTGGTCGACCGGAAGTGATCGAGAAGCGGATCCAGCCGAAAGATGTCGATGGGATGAAGGTCATCTCGATGGGTTTGATCGTTGAGCCAGGTGAAGCGGTAATCTGGCGTGGTCCGATGCTGCATGGCGCGGTGACGCAGTTTCTGCGCGATACCGACTGGGGACCGCTCGATTATTTGATTATCGATATGCCGCCAGGTACCGGTGACATTGCGTTGACCCTCAGCCAACTGTTGCCACTGACTGGCAGCGTGGTGGTTTGTACGCCACAAGAGGTTGCGCTGCTGGATGCGATCAAGGCAGTGGCCATGTTCCGCAAAGTGAAGATCCCGGTTCTGGGGATGGTCGAGAACATGAGCGGCTTCGTTTGCCCCGACACCGGCAAGGAATGGGACATCTTTGGACGCGGTGGTGCCGAGCGCAAAGCGAAGGAGCTGGGCGTGCCGTTTTTGGGTGACGTGCCGATCACGATTTCGATTCGTGAGCAGGGGGATGCAGGAAAGACAAGTGAAGTCTTGCAGAATGCAGTGACCGCCCCGCGCTTCGAGCAACTGGCCTACAACCTGGTGAAACAACTGGCCGATTCGGCTGCCGAGAAGCCACCGATTCCTACGCTAACTGTTTTGTAGATAACGACTTTTCGTTATCTGATCGATGGGAAAGTAATCTTCTTTTGTTCCCTCTCCCTTTCTGTGGGAGAGGGCTGGTACCTGCTTCGCCCCCTCACCCTCACCCTAACCCTTTCCCCGCAGGGGCGAGAGGACCAGAATTGAGACCACCTTGGGCGAAGGGACAGGAAGCGGGGAATCCCATTCGGCGAGAGGGTCGATGGGGATCACAAGAAAATGTTAGAGCCGTCTTCTGAGTTAGAAAACGGCTCTGTCTCGTTGTGATCTTGCTGAGGGAAAAGCGAGACGGCTGTGGTCTTACTTTTCTTCGAAGCGAGTCAAATGACTACTACTTCTTGGCAGTCTTCTTCTTGACGGTCTTCTTGGCGGCCTTCTTAGGAGCAGCCTTCTTCACGGTCTTCTTAACCGTCTTCTTGGCGGCCTTCTTAGGAGCAGCCTTCTTCACGGTCTTCTTAACCGTCTTCTTGGCAGCCTTCTTAGGAGCAGCCTTCTTCACGGTCTTCTTAACCACCTTCTTGGCAGCCTTCTTTGGTGCAGCCTTCTTGGTTGCTGCTTTCTTAGGTGCCGCCTTCTTCACGGTTTTCTTCTTTGTGGCCACGTAAACGTCCTCCGTAAGATCACGTTGCGATTCGCTTGATGATGAAAACAAAGTCGAACCGATCGAACTTGTTCATCGCTGTGCGACGTTGCAACAAACTTAAAAATCTAGCCGGGCGCCCTGTGGGCAGTGCAGCTTCCGATGCAGCCCGGTGCCTTTAATAAGGCCATTCACAAAAGAAGCTGAGGTAAGTTGTACGTATATTCGTTTTTTTTGCAACACGTTTTCCACATCTCAACACGCGCATCTTGAAAGTTCTTTGAGAAAAAATGTCGGTCGCGTGAAGTAGAGTAACGCGCGCGGTTGTTGTTCGCGATCAACAAAACGCATTCGCGCGCATCGCGCAGCACGTTGCATCGTGCTTAGTACAACGCAACGGTAAGATGTTCGCCGCGCTGAATCACGGGCTGTTGTTTTGATTGCGAAACACCAAAGAGGGTGCGCTGATGAGGACGCGTCATCCAGTGTTTCATCTCATGAAAAAAGTTCGATCGCACGCGTGTGTAATCAAACGATGAATGACCCAGCGCGGTAAGAATTGTGTGCCACACTTCCGGCCGCTTGCGCGACTTCCAGTGAATGGGATCAAAGCCATACCACTCGGGTTTTTGCGGGATAAACGTGATGTCGTCCTCTTTGCCAAACGTTTGCAAGCGTTGGTCTAAATCTTCCGCGCGCTGCTGCACGGTGCTTAGTTCTAACGTCGATCCAGGGAACATCAACGTGCGTAGTGCGCGGAACTTGTAAGGGGCTAGATTGCGAACGCCGGCCAGTGGAATTCCTGTGATCGCGATGGGGCCTGCGGTAAGTCGCAATCGAATGATGCACTGCTCTAACCAATCAATTATTTGATCGACGGTGCGACTGTAGAGAAGGTCGTTGCCGATGTCGGTGATGACGCAACTTGTCTTTGCAGAGATTGCCCTGCTTTCCAAAGTAGGCCAAAGTTCGCTTTCTAAAATTCCTGGAAGTCTTCGAAAAAGAAATTTGGATTGCGTGCCGTAAGAGCGTCCACGACCGATCGCCGCGTAGACTTCTAAAGGTTTGGCAATCATCTGCGGAGCAACGTTGAGCAGTACCTCTAAACTCTTGGCAACGTTACTAGCGCCTAAGACGATCAAACGATGACGCTCGAGTTGGTTGCTCTCTTCACTTACCAAGGGTTGCCTCCGCTTCGATTCGATCCGTTTAAGTCTTGATAGTTTTGAATTGCCATGAACGCGAAGAAGATTGCGATGAACTTGCGGTCGTATTGAAAACCGAGGATGGCGACACCGATCGCACAGATCAAGGAAAGGACGAGCGAGTTGCGAATCGCTAATCCGCCATCGAACATTTGAAACAACTCACGCGAGATTTGACCTCCATCCAGCGGAAAAATTGGCAGCAAATTGACCAGGCCCCAGATGATGTTGAAGTACAGCATGAAATCCAGCCAAAGGGCGATGTAGGGATACGTCAGCAAACGATCGCTGGGATTCATGTTGTAGCCTGAGGGAACCATCGTTTCGCCAAAGGTGGTGACTTCATATTGGGCAAGTCCCGTGCCCCAAGTGATGGCAATGATCAGCGATGCTAATAGAAAACCTGCCCCGGGGCCGGCCAGGCTGATGATGATTTGTGTCCATTTGTTTCGCCGGCCCCGTCCAGGACCGAAGTTCGATTGGACGTAGGGGTTATGAATCGCCAGTCCACCAAACGAGTACAGCACGACACTGGGGGACCAGCCGTACCATTGAATGACTAGCGCGTGTCCCATTTCGTGAACCAAGATCGAGATCAACAAGGTCGCGACCCACAACACGACCGTCTTCGGATCGCTGCCATTGAATCCCAACAATACCGCGACCAACCAAAACATTGGGTGGATGCGAATGGGAATTTTGAACAGCGAGAAGTGGAGGTCGTACGGAGTGTGATTCGGTTCAGTCAGGAACATGCGGCGAGTTTTCTTCTTCGCAAGGAGAACTGGTCCATCGTCGCTAATGACTTACGCGTTGAATTGCGTCGATGGGGATCATGATTTGGGCATCTTAACGTTTTTCGTTGGCTCAATTGAATCCTGACCCAAAAAAAAGCCAGGCCACGAAAGAGTTCGCGGCCTGGCTTATGGATTCAAGCTTTGGCGAAGAACGAGAACTAGTCGTTCAGTTCAATGATATTCACGTTGCGCCATTTGATCTGCTTGCCAACTTTCTTTTCGTCGCCACCCACACCGTGGACCTGCAGGGCAATGAAACCTTCTGCGGTCATGTCGTCGGTCAGGTCAGCAGCAGGAACACCGTTGATCCAAGTCTTGATCGAGTTGCCACGGCATTCGATACGGTACTTGTTCCACTCGTTTTGCTTGAAAGCCTTTTGAGCTTCCGGCTTGTTCTTCAGGTCGAACAACCAGCCACGACGACCTTCGTCGTAGATGCCACCGCTCCAGGCGCGATCGGAAGGATCGATTTCGACCTGGTAACCATGCACGCGACCGGCACCAACTTTCACTTCTTTGCCTTCGCTGGTTTTGTAGGTCTTCGGCTCGTCGTAAACGTTGCTGCGGATCTGGATGCCAGAGTTCAGCAGCGGATCGACCATATATTCGACTTCCAGAATGAAGTCGCCGTACTTCTTTTCGGTGCATAGGAAGCTGTTGGGAGTCTTAGGGACCGAAGTACCGATGATCACACCATCTTCCACGGTGTACTCGGCCTCGCCACCATTCTGAACCCAACCATCCAGGTTCTCGCCGTTAAACAGAGGAACGAACTTCTCTTCGTTCTCGGCAACAACGGTACCGGCGGCCAGGAGCAACAGGGTGACGCAGGGGAGGGTGATCCAATGTCGGTTCATAGGGGAAATATCCTTACTGATCTGTTGGGGGATGTGCGAGGGACGAGGGTGCTAACCGAATTCAGAATAGTTGAGTTTCTATGCGGTGTCTATCCCTTGGCTTCTGGGGCAATAGGGGTGTTTTGCAAGGAAGATTCGTTGGTCTAGCCACTGAGAACACAGTGGTCACCGAGGAGAAGGAAGAGTTGTGACCACGAATCCCATAGATGAACACTGATAAGGGGGAGCCGGGGGCAGAAGAGCGTTTTTCGGCCCGGCCTTATTCATGCTGATGTGATGACGAGAAATCGATATCCGTGCTCATCCGTGAAATCCGTGGTTGTTCCCTCCGGATTCATCCCTGAACGCGTCTTGTTGGCGCGATTTCGTATCCATTTCACCTGAGATGCAGCGGGGGACTGGCGCAAGCAATATCTGGCTGTTTCTCGATTCTAGCTGTGCTATAGTGACCGGTCTTGCCTTAACTACTGTTCCTAATGATGTCTGCACTGGCAATGGGAAAGGGGTGATCAACGGAAACCCCGGAATTCGTATTGAATCGGCATGACTTGTTGTTCGATTCGCTACGCAGACATCGAGTAATTCCTACCTGGAGATACCCTCATGAAGTTGCGTTGGTTCAACAGTGGCGCGCTTGCCACGCTGATTGCATTGCTTTGGATTGGTTCCGCCCAAGCGGAACTGGCCCTGCCGAACTTGTTTACCGATCACATGGTGCTGCAGCGCGATAAGCCCATCTTTATCTGGGGCACCGCTGACAAAGGCGCGGAAGTTACGGTCACGCTGGGTGATCAGAAAACAACCATCACTGCCAACGACAATGGTAAGTGGAAGGCCGAACTGAAACCGCTGCCTGCGGGTGGCCCTCACCAGGTAGTTGTCCGCAGTGGTGAAGCCGAGAAGGTGATCACCGACGTTCTGGTGGGTGAAGTCTGGGTTTGCAGCGGCCAATCGAACATGCAGTGGGACGTGAACTCAGCCAACGATGCGGACATCGAAAAGCTGACTGCCAACTATCCACAGTTGCGTTTGATCAGTGTTCCTCAAGTCGGTACACAAGAGCCGCAAGACAACTTCAACGGCAAGTGGGAAGTGTGCACGCCTGATTCGGTGGGTAGCTTCTCGGCAGTTGGTTACTACTTCGGTCGTCAGCTTCAGCAGACGCTGAACGTGCCGGTTGGTTTGATCGACAACGCCTGGGGTGGTTCTTCGGCAGAAGCCTGGGTCGAACGTGATCTGCTTAAGAGCAGCGGCAAGTTCGACGAACTGATGGCACGCTGGGAAAAGACCGAAGCAACATACGATCACGAGAAAGCTCTGCAGCAGTACAAGCAGAACCTGGAAGCTTGGAAAGAAAAGGCCGCCCAGGCCAAGAAGGAAGGCAAGCCAGCACCCGGCGGACAGCCAAGGGCACCAGGCAACCCGCTGACCAATCAGCATCGTCCGGCGAATCTTTACAACGGCGTGTTGAATCCAATCATCGGCTACGGCATTCGCGGCGTGATCTGGTACCAAGGGGAATCGAACGCCGGTCGTGCTTATCAGTATCGTGAATTATTCCCAATGATGATTCAGAACTGGCGTGATAAGTGGGGCCAGGATGAATTCCCATTCTATTGGGTACAGCTGGCCGACTTCTTGCAAGAACGAGATCAGCCAGGGGACAGTGCTTGGGCCGAACTGCGTGAAGCACAGACGCTGACGCTGGACAAGCTGCCTCACACCGGGCAAGCGGTGATCATCGACCTGGGCGAAGCGGAAGACATTCATCCAAAGAACAAGCAAGACGTTGCCAAACGTTTGGCTCGCCTGGCATTGGCCAACGAGTATGGCTACAAGATTGTCAGCCAGAGCCCACGCTACAAGTCGATGAAGGTCGACGGTGGTGCGATCGTGTTAGAGTTCGACACGTACGGTAGCCAACTCGACTCGTTCGACACGCGGGCCCTCAAGGGCTTCACCATCGCTGGCGAAGACAAGAAGTTTGTGAACGCCTCGGCCACGATCGTCGATGGGACGCACGTTCGCGTTTCCAGCGAGGAAGTGAAAGAACCGGTTGCCGTTCGTTATGCCTGGGGTGATAACCCCGTCTCGAACCTGCAGAACACTCAGGGGCTGCCAGCGACTCCGTTCCGCACCGACGACTGGGATGGTGTCACGAAGAACGCCAACTAACGGCTTACTTCCATTGAGCTAGATCCATGATCAGGCCGCTGTTGGCAACGACAGCGGCCTGACTGGTTTCTTGGATTGATCTTGGCGTGATACGAGCGGTGTCGATAATCGGAGGCATTGCCCATGCACTATGCCTAACCGATTGACCGGAGAACGATCTATGCTGCTCTTTGCCCAGGCCGGCACCGACGAAAAGTTGCCGCCAGACGCGATTACTCGCCTGTCCGATTTTTATGACGAATCGATCAAGTTCGTCGTCGAGCAGGGACCCTACTGGATCACCAATGTGGTCGCGGCGATCGTGGTTTTGCTGCTGGGGTGGGTTGCTGCCCGGGTGTTTCGTAGTTTGTTCAATCGGGCACTGACCCGCAGCCGTATCGACGACACGTTGTCAGGTTTTCTTTCCAACATCGCGTACGCGCTGGTGATCGTCCTGGTGGTGATTGCGGCGCTCAATCAATTGGGCGTGAATACGACGTCGCTTGCGGCGGTGGTCGGGGCGGCTGGCCTGGCGATTGGTTTGGCGCTGCAAAGTTCGCTCTCGAACTTCGCTTCAGGCATCATGCTGATCATGTTTCGACCGTTTGGCGTAGGGGACTTTGTGGAAGTGGGGGGGGCGACCGGCATTGTTCAGGAAGTGCATGTCTTTCATACGGTGATGCGAACGGTCGACAACAAGCGAGTTGTCATCCCCAATGGAGAAATCACGAAAGACATCATTACTAACTTCACTGGGCATGCGACGCGGATGGTCGATCTGGAAATAGGCTGCGGCTACAACGACGACATTCGTGCCGTGAAACAGCTTTTCATCGAGATCTTGGAGGCCGACGAGCGAATCTTGAAGGACCCCGCGATTGAAGTGCGGGTGTTTGAGTTAGGGGACAGCGCGATCATTTTCAAAGTGCGTGGTTGGGTGCAAACGCCAGACTGGTGGGCAACGCGGTGCGATCTTATGGAGACGATCAAGCTGGGGATGGACCAGCGTGGTTTCCACATTCCTTTTCCGCAACGGGATGTGCACCTCTATCAAGAAACGCAGCAGTCGGCATAGCGACGGCCTTCCAAGAAAAGAAAAAGCGGTCACCGTCCTCTTGTCGGTAACCGCTTTGAACGTGGGGCCAAGGCAACTTGCCTGGTTTGCCTTGCTGGGGCGTGAAGTGTCCCTTCCTAGGCCACCGTTTCACGCACAGGTACGTAGTGTTTGTTGATCAGATCGTTTTGCAGCCACAGCAGCTTGTTGAATGCCCGTAGCGTTTTGACTTCTGTTTCCCGATCGAGTCCGAGCCCCATGATGGTGGCGATGAAAGCGTCGGAGACAAACCCCATCAAGGCATTCATCTGCACCAGCGGCACATCCAGGGCTTTGCTGCCGGCTGCTGGCGTATGGATTTTGCCGACCATGTCCAGATACATCAGCATCTTTTCGTCGTAGGGTTTGGTAACCAGAGCTTCCAAGTAGCGGGCCAGGTGCTGCTTGCGAAACTGGATCTGCTCGTGATCCATGGAAAGTTCTTCGACCGACGTGGGGACGTCCCCTTCGTAACCGAACTGGCGGGGAACGAAGTGTCGCCAAGTGGCATCGTAGCCGTGCAATTTGTCGTAAACGGCGTCGACCAAAGAAGGAACCAAGGGAGCAAGAGCCCCGGCGGCCCCGTGAATGGCTTCGATATCATCCCCACCAAAGCCCACAAATTCGAGCAAATAGCTGAAACGATAGGCCAAATCTGATTCTAAACGCGCTTCGTCGATCTGTTTCATAGCTAACCCAATCGAGTAAGGGGCAATCTTAGGCTAAACTGAATGGGGCGGTTTCAAATCAGGACACCAATGTCCTGTTTGATGTTGCAATCTACGATTCGAATAATTGGATGTCAATGTCCAGTTTGGCTCCAGGTGTGGGAAACCTATGTTTTCACAAACCGTTGAGTATGCGTTACGGGCAGTTTGCCACTTGGCCTACACAGCTCCGGGAAGTTCGACCACCGAAGAAATCGCCAACAGCACGAAGGTACCGATCGCGTATTTATCGAAAGTGCTGCAGGGATTGGTCCGCGCTGGGGTGGTGAAATCGCAGCGGGGGGTAGGCGGCGGGATCTCGCTGGTCAAATCGCCGGAAGAGCTGACGATTCTGGAAGTGGTTAACGCGGTCGATCCAATTGTGCGGATTTCATCGTGTCCGTTGGGCTTGAAGGCGCACGGCAATAACCTGTGCCCACTTCATCGCCGCTTGGATAACGCGATGGCCAGCGTGGAAGAGGCCTTCCGCGATACGACCCTGGCCGAAGTGATTGCCGAGCCGACAACGAGCATACCGCTGTGCGAGTTTCCATCCGCTCGGCCTTCGAATAAAAAACAGTAGCGCCAACCGCGCATAGAATAGGCCCGGCGAAGATCCTTCGCCGGGCCTCGTATCTTCTTAGCGAGACTTCTTTACGGGACGTCGCTGGGCGGCTTCATCCGCTTCGACGGCTTCCATTTCTGCCTTGATGGCCGCTTCTTCTTCTGCGGTCAGTTCCGTGACAAGTTCAGAGGGGGTGCTCGAACCGCAGCCGACCGTTGTCCACAGGCCAAGCAGCAGCAAAGAGAGCTTCAACAGTTTCATCGTACAACACTTCTTTCAATGGGGTTAAGCGGGAAAGTCCTCCTCGCGAGATGGTTTCTTCGCGAGGAGGTTGGCAAGTGAGGTAATCGGAATCGCCGGGTGGCTTACGGCCATTCAAAGACCTGGTGATCGTCCGACAGAGCCGCACGACGGAAGGTGTCTTTATCGACGGTGAAGGGAACCGAGCGAACCGAGCCGTCGGCCAGGCAGAAGTTGGTAACGCCCAGGTGAGACGAACCGAAGTAGGCGTGCCACTGACCGAACTCTCCGCCGTAGCTCAATGCACTGTTGTCGAAGACCCAAGTGCCGGAATCGTTTTTGTGCACCGATTGGATATCCGGAATTGGTGCCAAGCCGTGCGAGGTTGCGTCGTCGTTGTCGTAGAACGCGCCCCAGCGGATCACACATTGGTCCCAGCCAGCGTTGACGTAACGTTCGTTGTCGCCACCTTCGCTGCCGTGGGAATCAGGGTGAAGTGCTTTTTCGCCAACCATGATCGTGTTGGACGATCCGTCCTGAATACGTTCGATCACCATCTTCGTGCCGAGCTTGTTGTTCACAACAACCCCATGCTTACCAGGGCTTGTTCCTTTGTTGACGCCGTCGTCGTGCCATTCGCCTGCGTTGCCGGCGTAGTCGGTGCGGTAGTAACCGCTGTAGGCGGTCGGCGCGCGGCGGGTAGGGCAATAGAAAGCGGCAACCGGGTTGCGTGCCACAACGCTGGCGGAATTCGCCACGTCGTTTTCGTCACCCAGATCATGCAGGTTCGACTGTTCCAGGAACGGCATGATGTGGTAGGTCCAGTTCAGATAGTCGAGTTGCGAAGCGGAGCAGCAATCGTCCGAGGCACCCAGCGCGATCGCGCTTGTTTTATCGGCCCCACCAAACGGAAGGTGGCCGTAAGTGTCTTGGAAGTTGTGAAACGCGAGCCCGATTTGTTTCAGGTTGTTGGTGCATTGCATGCGGCGAGCAGCTTCGCGAGCTTGTTGAACCGCAGGCAAAAGCAAGGCAATCAAGATGCCGATGATGGCGATCACCACCAGCAATTCGACCAGCGTAAAACCAGTTCGAAAGGATGTGTGCAGTTTGGGAGTGTGGGACATGGACTTTGATAATTCCTGTACTGTCGCGATTGCCGATCCAAGTTGGTGTGAAAATCGTGTGGGCGGGGTGCCACGCGATCCTATGGAGAAGGGGGCAAGTCGAGACCGTTTCTTCGTGCGAGCTCAACCACGTTTCCCGGGTCCGTTCCCGGGAACTGGCTCGCATTGCCAGGAAAGCTAATTGGAGTTCGTGAAGGAAAAGTGAAGCCAAGAAGTGTGTGACTGTGAAGACATTTTTGTAGATCAATAGTAAAAAAAGTTTCCCTCATGGCAGGTGGTTGGACGCGTAGAACTCTCTGCAATGCGAAGCATTCTCTTTCATTTGCGCAGGGTAAGAGTTGGCGATGAAAGTTGCCCGCTAAGGGGGATGTATTCTTGATAGCGATGTTGGAACTCGTCGATCCCGTAGGCATATTTCTTACTTCTTGCGAACGCGAGCATCGCACGACTGGGGGAGATTGCGACAAAGGCCCCTTCCAACAGGGAGCAAGGTAATCAGCCTGATTCGTGCTGTACGAAATCCGTAATTCTTGAACGCGGTTTACCACATGCGTGGTGTTCTTGGATGCGTTGTTCGGTTGCCTGCTAGCAGAATCGTCGTGTCTAAGGGGTCTGGATAAGGTGTGCCGATTGGCATGTTCGAGGAGTCGACAATTTCGGGTTTCTCCAATGATTCCCATGATGCAAGCATGGAGAGTCACTGTGGGGGATGCCGAGAAATGAGTACAACGCCTGCGTTTGCGCATGGACGTATCGAAAACTCAAACGCTTGAATCGAATCAAGGACGTACTCATGGATTGCCGCACATGGATGGTGTCGCTGGCTGCCCTGATGGCCTCTGTGACCACGAATTCCGTGAGTCTGGCAGCCGACTGCGCTTGCGCTCCAAAGAACTGCCAGTGCGTCAGTCCTTGTCCCTCTTCACCATGTCAGCCGAGTCCTTATTATGAGGCTCCCAGCGATAACAACGCGAAGCCGCCGATGCTTCCCATGGATGACATGCCCATGGCGGACGACTTGACGCAGCCGGACGCGAATCTTCCACCGATGCCTTCGCCGGCGACCACCTTTGCCACATCCGCCCAGTTCGCTTCCGCATCGGAAGGAATTGGTTTCCGTGACGCCACGATTGGTGACTTCTTCGGCAACACGGCGCTTATTTCCGGTCCCAGCTACGGTAGTAGCCTGCCGGAAGATGGCTTCAATATGCCTCTTGGCGGTGGCGATCGTCGCTACAAGATTACCGAAAACGTAAGCCCGATTCCGGTTGATCGTTGGTTTGTCAACTACAACCACTTCAGCCAGCCCGTCCGCGATATTAGCGGTGCCGGTATCGACGTCGACCGCGTCACGTTGGGTTTAGAAAAGACCTTCCTCGACGGGTCGTCCTCGATCGAATTCCGTGTGCCGATTGTTGGTGGTCTCGATTCCACTCAAAATGCGAGTCAGTCGGGAGATCAAACGGCCGTTGAGTTTGGCAACGTGAATCTGATCTTCAAGAGCATCTTGCTGCAAAACGGTAACCAATCGGCTTTGACCGCGGGTGTTACTTTGAACTTGCCAACCGCCCAGGATGGTCAGCTATTTGATACGTCCGGATTTTTGGTCTCAACCGTGGCTAACGACTCGGTTCACTTGCTGCCGTTTGTCGCCTACTACCGTCAACATTCGTCGCGCACGTGGTCGACCGCCATCGCCCAGGTCGACTTTGACCTGAACGGGACTCAGTTCTATCTCGACGACGACGGTGGCACTCGCACCTGCTACGGGCGTTACCAGGAACAGACCTTCCTGTACCTCGACTACTCGGTGGGGCATTGGTTCTACGAAGATTGCTGCGGTAACGCACTGGTTCGCCGGGCAGCCGTCATTGGTGAAATTCATTATTCGACCACCCTCAACGATACCGACACGGCCAGTGCAGGCCCTTCGGGCGATATCGTGACCAACCCGTACAATCGACTCGATGTGGTCAATGCGACAGCCGGTTTGCGTTTCCAATTGGGAGACGACTACTTGCTGACGGCGGCCGTCGTGGCTCCGCTAAAGGATGAAGAGAACAAGCTGTTCGACAGCGAAATCGCTATCCTGCTGACGCGTCGCTTTTAATTCGCGTTGTCTAGAAACTATCTCCGCCTTGGCGGGCATTGATCGCCGGCGGAGTGATATTTTCCTTTGACGTTTGTCGTTCTAAAACCGTCGGAGGATCCTCTTCTTCAATCGGCGGTGCAACAAGTCCCTGGTTGGCCAGGTAGCTTGAAATCAAACGTTGGACCGACCGATTGTGGCGGACGAACAACCCGCTATGGGTCGCATCGGCGAAGAGTTCCTGGTCACTCCAGCTTTGCGGCGCGATCGTCTGTTTCAGTTGCTGGGCAATGCGGACAAAATCTTCGCGTGAGAAATCCCCTTCGCGAGATTTCTCGGGGGCATACGCCATCACGATGATGCTTTCGTCTTCATGCGTTTCCGGCACACTCGCAGGCGGACGGGAAGGGGCTGGCATCGATTGCACGACGACGGTTGCCGGCTGGGTGAATGTCACTTTGGGTTTCGCTTTGCGGACTTGTTCCAGCAGTTCTGCCACTTGGCGATGCACATCCCGCAATTGCGTGACAACCAAACAGTCGGCGTAGGGGAAAGAAGCCAACGACCCAGGACCGCCGAGTTCTTCCCACGACTCCGCTTCCACGGCGGTGGTAATCGCCTGGATCAAATCATCGAATTCCAGCGTCACGCCCCGTTTGGTGTTTTCTCTTTGTGTGAAAGCATTGTAGCGCACGAGATCCTTGACCGGATAAAGCATGGATGGTAACTCGCTTTCGGCTTCTTCCGGGGTGGTGACGATGACGACTTCCCCAATAATCATCGTCGTTAGATCGAGCCTCTCCAGCATGACATCGAGCATGTAGTCGATGCTCACGTCACCAAGTTGCAGAGTAACCGGGACATCAGGCGATAATCCGACATCTTCAAGTGCTCGGTTGTCGATCAGAATGGGAATG encodes the following:
- a CDS encoding Mrp/NBP35 family ATP-binding protein, which translates into the protein MADVQQVIKALESIKDPYSGRSITTTDQVKEVDVNGTKASFILELTTHSAPLWEETKELVKQQVLKEVPGLTEVNVELREHQRKIEPIGQIGLTARSVIAVGSGKGGVGKSTVASCLAYALKKAGAKVGLMDADIYGPSVPHLLGVSGRPEVIEKRIQPKDVDGMKVISMGLIVEPGEAVIWRGPMLHGAVTQFLRDTDWGPLDYLIIDMPPGTGDIALTLSQLLPLTGSVVVCTPQEVALLDAIKAVAMFRKVKIPVLGMVENMSGFVCPDTGKEWDIFGRGGAERKAKELGVPFLGDVPITISIREQGDAGKTSEVLQNAVTAPRFEQLAYNLVKQLADSAAEKPPIPTLTVL
- a CDS encoding SGNH/GDSL hydrolase family protein, which gives rise to MVSEESNQLERHRLIVLGASNVAKSLEVLLNVAPQMIAKPLEVYAAIGRGRSYGTQSKFLFRRLPGILESELWPTLESRAISAKTSCVITDIGNDLLYSRTVDQIIDWLEQCIIRLRLTAGPIAITGIPLAGVRNLAPYKFRALRTLMFPGSTLELSTVQQRAEDLDQRLQTFGKEDDITFIPQKPEWYGFDPIHWKSRKRPEVWHTILTALGHSSFDYTRVRSNFFHEMKHWMTRPHQRTLFGVSQSKQQPVIQRGEHLTVALY
- a CDS encoding site-2 protease family protein, with protein sequence MFLTEPNHTPYDLHFSLFKIPIRIHPMFWLVAVLLGFNGSDPKTVVLWVATLLISILVHEMGHALVIQWYGWSPSVVLYSFGGLAIHNPYVQSNFGPGRGRRNKWTQIIISLAGPGAGFLLASLIIAITWGTGLAQYEVTTFGETMVPSGYNMNPSDRLLTYPYIALWLDFMLYFNIIWGLVNLLPIFPLDGGQISRELFQMFDGGLAIRNSLVLSLICAIGVAILGFQYDRKFIAIFFAFMAIQNYQDLNGSNRSGGNPW
- a CDS encoding DUF1080 domain-containing protein, giving the protein MNRHWITLPCVTLLLLAAGTVVAENEEKFVPLFNGENLDGWVQNGGEAEYTVEDGVIIGTSVPKTPNSFLCTEKKYGDFILEVEYMVDPLLNSGIQIRSNVYDEPKTYKTSEGKEVKVGAGRVHGYQVEIDPSDRAWSGGIYDEGRRGWLFDLKNKPEAQKAFKQNEWNKYRIECRGNSIKTWINGVPAADLTDDMTAEGFIALQVHGVGGDEKKVGKQIKWRNVNIIELND
- a CDS encoding sialate O-acetylesterase translates to MKLRWFNSGALATLIALLWIGSAQAELALPNLFTDHMVLQRDKPIFIWGTADKGAEVTVTLGDQKTTITANDNGKWKAELKPLPAGGPHQVVVRSGEAEKVITDVLVGEVWVCSGQSNMQWDVNSANDADIEKLTANYPQLRLISVPQVGTQEPQDNFNGKWEVCTPDSVGSFSAVGYYFGRQLQQTLNVPVGLIDNAWGGSSAEAWVERDLLKSSGKFDELMARWEKTEATYDHEKALQQYKQNLEAWKEKAAQAKKEGKPAPGGQPRAPGNPLTNQHRPANLYNGVLNPIIGYGIRGVIWYQGESNAGRAYQYRELFPMMIQNWRDKWGQDEFPFYWVQLADFLQERDQPGDSAWAELREAQTLTLDKLPHTGQAVIIDLGEAEDIHPKNKQDVAKRLARLALANEYGYKIVSQSPRYKSMKVDGGAIVLEFDTYGSQLDSFDTRALKGFTIAGEDKKFVNASATIVDGTHVRVSSEEVKEPVAVRYAWGDNPVSNLQNTQGLPATPFRTDDWDGVTKNAN
- a CDS encoding mechanosensitive ion channel family protein, giving the protein MLLFAQAGTDEKLPPDAITRLSDFYDESIKFVVEQGPYWITNVVAAIVVLLLGWVAARVFRSLFNRALTRSRIDDTLSGFLSNIAYALVIVLVVIAALNQLGVNTTSLAAVVGAAGLAIGLALQSSLSNFASGIMLIMFRPFGVGDFVEVGGATGIVQEVHVFHTVMRTVDNKRVVIPNGEITKDIITNFTGHATRMVDLEIGCGYNDDIRAVKQLFIEILEADERILKDPAIEVRVFELGDSAIIFKVRGWVQTPDWWATRCDLMETIKLGMDQRGFHIPFPQRDVHLYQETQQSA
- a CDS encoding protoglobin family protein, which gives rise to MKQIDEARLESDLAYRFSYLLEFVGFGGDDIEAIHGAAGALAPLVPSLVDAVYDKLHGYDATWRHFVPRQFGYEGDVPTSVEELSMDHEQIQFRKQHLARYLEALVTKPYDEKMLMYLDMVGKIHTPAAGSKALDVPLVQMNALMGFVSDAFIATIMGLGLDRETEVKTLRAFNKLLWLQNDLINKHYVPVRETVA